Proteins from one Arthrobacter sp. Soc17.1.1.1 genomic window:
- a CDS encoding TetR/AcrR family transcriptional regulator, whose protein sequence is MTENAEPVGRREQNKIDTRRAIADAAFDLALSVGPGSFTVDQIAERAGVSRRTFFNYFHSAEDALTVRTDGFLDLALQVFGRMPQDEPLFDSIVRAFTETTRMEGLSQHGALFRMASTNPDLLRAQLHAWERAEARIVEGLRRRLGSDASELYLTALVGSVLSCTKAAMRDWAANTPGSAADSGLQLEGRILSALTMLRDGFSDPAPDADPLPGA, encoded by the coding sequence ATGACCGAGAATGCGGAGCCGGTAGGACGCCGCGAGCAGAACAAGATCGACACCCGACGCGCCATCGCCGACGCCGCCTTCGACCTCGCCCTGTCCGTGGGGCCGGGGTCGTTCACGGTGGACCAGATCGCGGAGCGGGCAGGGGTGTCGCGGCGCACGTTCTTCAACTACTTCCACAGCGCCGAGGACGCCCTCACGGTCCGCACCGACGGATTCCTCGATCTGGCCCTCCAGGTCTTCGGCCGCATGCCGCAGGACGAACCCCTGTTCGACTCCATCGTCCGGGCCTTCACGGAGACCACCCGCATGGAGGGCCTCTCCCAGCACGGTGCCCTCTTCCGCATGGCCAGCACCAACCCGGACCTCCTGCGGGCGCAGCTGCACGCGTGGGAGCGCGCCGAGGCGCGGATCGTCGAGGGGCTGCGCCGGCGCCTCGGCTCCGACGCGTCCGAGCTCTACCTCACAGCTCTCGTGGGCAGCGTGCTGTCCTGCACCAAGGCCGCCATGCGCGATTGGGCCGCCAACACGCCCGGATCCGCCGCCGACTCCGGGCTGCAGCTCGAAGGGCGCATCCTCTCGGCGCTGACCATGCTGCGCGACGGTTTCTCCGACCCCGCACCCGACGCCGATCCCCTCCCCGGCGCCTGA
- a CDS encoding aldo/keto reductase, which yields MKTITLGSPGSGLDVSGLGLGCMAMSAFYTGSGTDDAGSTATLHRALDLGVTFFDTAEIYGPYTNEELIGRAFKGRRDEVVLATKFGTIRHTADGTRGLDGSPENVRLSVEGSLRRLGTDHIDLYYQHRMDPSVPVEDTMGALAELVQDGTIRHIGLSEAAPATIRRAHAVHPVTALQTEYSLWSRDPEREILPLVRELSIGFVPYSPLGRGFLTGTIRSVDQLDASDFRRNNPRFAGENLQANIRIVEQVDDVARQLDATPGQVALAWLLAQGTDIAPIPGTKQVRYLEENVAADGLALSPEQLAQLDAVAAPVGDRYEDMSGVDR from the coding sequence ATGAAGACCATCACCCTCGGTTCCCCCGGCTCCGGCCTCGATGTCTCCGGACTCGGCCTCGGCTGCATGGCCATGTCGGCGTTCTATACCGGCAGCGGCACGGACGACGCCGGCTCGACCGCCACCCTGCACCGGGCCCTCGACCTCGGCGTGACCTTCTTCGACACCGCCGAGATCTACGGCCCGTACACGAACGAGGAACTGATCGGCCGGGCCTTCAAGGGCAGGCGTGACGAGGTCGTGCTGGCCACGAAGTTCGGCACCATCCGCCACACCGCCGACGGCACACGGGGGCTCGACGGAAGCCCGGAGAACGTGCGCCTGTCCGTCGAGGGCTCGCTGCGGCGGCTGGGCACGGACCACATCGACCTGTACTACCAGCACCGCATGGACCCGTCGGTGCCGGTCGAGGACACCATGGGTGCCCTGGCAGAGCTCGTGCAGGACGGCACGATCCGCCACATCGGCCTGTCCGAGGCCGCGCCCGCGACGATCCGGAGGGCCCACGCCGTCCATCCGGTGACTGCGCTGCAGACCGAGTACTCGCTGTGGAGCAGGGACCCGGAGCGCGAGATCCTGCCGCTCGTGCGCGAACTCAGCATCGGCTTCGTCCCCTACTCCCCCCTCGGGCGAGGTTTCCTGACCGGGACCATCCGCTCGGTCGACCAGCTCGACGCCTCCGATTTCCGCCGCAACAACCCGCGCTTCGCCGGGGAGAACCTGCAGGCGAACATCCGGATCGTCGAACAGGTGGACGACGTCGCGCGGCAGCTGGACGCCACACCGGGTCAGGTCGCGCTCGCCTGGCTGCTCGCACAGGGTACGGACATCGCGCCGATCCCCGGCACGAAGCAGGTGCGCTACCTGGAGGAGAACGTGGCGGCGGACGGCCTCGCGCTCTCACCGGAGCAGCTCGCGCAGCTGGACGCCGTGGCCGCGCCCGTCGGTGACCGCTACGAGGACATGTCCGGCGTCGACCGCTAG
- a CDS encoding DUF2254 family protein, producing the protein MLRKSTGARSDPLRSSGGLHEANRFQRGVAEFLRLPLVLTAVFCLVAVGVSLLDRLTPDNAGFRTLVRSVVSEDGAVDFLSAVATSLLTVTSITFSVLLLAVQQTASSLTPVVFDQFLRRTSNQVYFGFFIGATAFSFVVLGLAHQQPAPLYSAALTLVLAVASLVVLLMLIHSTIDQMRPESVVRSIHELALRAREVELKMLGRTRMARHSDPDRTEREVHGLDTGFVAVDTEKLGEIAGAAGDDVEVIVEGRLGEYLVFDDLLVRLVGVDPEDSRHDGDVNAAFGIDDIPSDEPDAVHPRG; encoded by the coding sequence ATGCTTCGCAAGTCGACGGGGGCCCGCTCCGATCCCCTGCGCAGTTCGGGCGGGCTCCACGAGGCCAACCGGTTCCAGCGCGGGGTCGCGGAATTCCTCCGTCTCCCGCTGGTGCTGACTGCGGTCTTCTGCCTCGTCGCCGTCGGCGTGTCCCTCCTGGACCGCCTCACCCCGGACAATGCCGGGTTCCGCACGCTGGTGCGCTCGGTGGTCTCCGAGGACGGTGCCGTGGACTTCCTGTCCGCCGTGGCCACGAGCCTGCTCACCGTCACCTCGATCACCTTCTCGGTCCTGCTGCTCGCGGTGCAGCAGACGGCGAGCTCCCTGACGCCGGTGGTCTTCGACCAGTTCCTGCGCCGGACCTCGAACCAGGTGTACTTCGGCTTCTTCATCGGGGCGACGGCCTTCTCCTTCGTCGTCCTCGGCCTTGCCCACCAGCAGCCCGCCCCGCTCTACAGCGCTGCCCTGACCCTGGTCCTGGCGGTCGCGTCCCTCGTGGTCCTGCTGATGCTCATCCATTCGACGATCGACCAGATGCGCCCCGAGTCCGTGGTGCGTTCCATCCACGAACTCGCACTGCGGGCCCGCGAGGTCGAGCTGAAGATGCTGGGCCGGACCCGCATGGCACGCCACTCTGATCCGGACCGGACCGAGCGGGAGGTCCACGGGCTGGACACCGGGTTCGTCGCGGTCGACACGGAGAAGCTCGGGGAGATCGCGGGGGCGGCCGGCGACGACGTCGAGGTGATCGTCGAGGGCCGGCTCGGCGAGTACCTCGTGTTCGACGACCTCCTCGTGCGGCTCGTGGGCGTGGATCCCGAGGACTCCCGTCATGACGGGGACGTCAATGCCGCGTTCGGTATCGACGACATACCCTCCGACGAACCGGACGCCGTGCACCCGCGCGGCTGA
- a CDS encoding asparagine synthase-related protein: MRVIDADGSRRDRVYWRPDYVRDPAKADWTAGDWQDALHDALTTAVRRRLVSDVPVGVLLSGGVDSSLIVALLAELGQEGLNTFSIGFDGAGGEEGDEFRYSDLIAEKYGTRHHRIHIDGSELVPAIEDTIAAMTEPMGTQDVTGFYLLSKTVSEHIKVVQSGQGADKVFAGYAYHQPAATVARDAALDAFTGAFLDRTHEEIADVVEPEWLVPTDVSRALLAAHLGAPGAETALDAVLRLDTHLLLVDDPVKRVDSMTMAWGLEARVPFLDQDLVRLAAQCPPELKATQGGKGILKDLARKVIPAEVIDRPKGYFPVPPVKYLAEPLLTTVRDALRAPEAKDRGLFRADYVDHLLESPNVHYSPGGNNMLWQLGVLELWLQQHGIT, translated from the coding sequence GTGCGGGTCATCGACGCCGACGGCAGCCGGCGTGACCGCGTGTACTGGAGGCCCGACTACGTGCGCGACCCCGCCAAGGCCGACTGGACGGCCGGCGACTGGCAGGACGCCCTCCACGACGCCCTCACCACGGCCGTCCGCAGGCGCCTCGTCTCGGACGTCCCGGTGGGGGTGCTGCTCTCGGGCGGCGTCGATTCCAGCCTGATCGTCGCCCTGCTCGCCGAACTCGGGCAGGAAGGGCTCAATACCTTCAGCATCGGGTTCGACGGTGCGGGCGGGGAGGAGGGCGACGAGTTCCGCTACTCGGACCTCATCGCCGAGAAGTACGGCACCCGGCACCACAGGATCCATATCGACGGCAGCGAACTGGTACCCGCCATCGAGGACACGATCGCCGCGATGACGGAGCCCATGGGCACGCAGGACGTCACCGGGTTCTACCTGCTGTCGAAGACCGTCTCGGAGCACATCAAGGTGGTGCAGTCCGGTCAGGGCGCCGACAAGGTGTTCGCCGGCTACGCCTACCACCAGCCCGCCGCCACCGTCGCCCGCGACGCGGCGCTGGACGCCTTCACCGGGGCGTTCCTCGACCGGACGCACGAGGAGATCGCCGACGTCGTCGAGCCCGAGTGGCTCGTGCCGACCGACGTGAGCCGGGCCCTGCTGGCGGCGCACCTCGGCGCGCCCGGTGCGGAGACGGCGCTCGACGCCGTGCTGCGCCTCGACACCCACCTGCTGCTCGTGGACGATCCCGTCAAGCGCGTGGACAGCATGACCATGGCGTGGGGCCTCGAGGCACGCGTACCGTTCCTCGACCAGGACCTCGTGCGCCTGGCGGCGCAGTGCCCGCCCGAGCTGAAGGCGACGCAGGGCGGCAAGGGCATCCTGAAGGACCTCGCACGGAAGGTCATCCCCGCCGAGGTCATCGACCGGCCGAAGGGCTACTTCCCCGTGCCGCCGGTGAAGTACCTCGCCGAGCCGCTGCTCACGACGGTGCGTGACGCACTCCGGGCCCCCGAGGCGAAGGACCGCGGGCTGTTCCGTGCCGACTACGTGGACCACCTGCTCGAGAGCCCCAACGTCCACTACAGCCCCGGCGGCAACAACATGCTGTGGCAGCTCGGCGTCCTGGAACTGTGGCTGCAGCAGCACGGCATCACCTGA
- a CDS encoding GAF and ANTAR domain-containing protein encodes MLPLVRWRCLTGQFVLHERRASELGAIMATENGHDLNGWIAPQDDIAHRLGDLARSLQRENSEDAVLERLVRTAVMLVPGADEASITLVTGRRGVQSRAPTGDLARTLDELQERTGEGPCMSAVYHEEIVIVPELRTEHRWPRFSAGAAAAGAGSMLCFRLFVEGDNLGALNLVGRSAHAFTEESEYVGALVASHAAVAVADAQKLHQFKDAIATRDLIGQAKGILMERYGLTAGQAFIMLVQVSTTSNLKLLAVAEELAITGNLPVRTRGKP; translated from the coding sequence ATGCTGCCGCTGGTACGGTGGCGGTGCCTGACCGGGCAGTTCGTGCTCCACGAGCGCCGTGCGTCAGAGCTGGGAGCCATCATGGCCACGGAGAACGGGCACGACCTGAACGGCTGGATCGCACCACAGGACGACATCGCCCACCGCCTGGGCGACCTCGCGCGGTCCCTGCAGCGGGAGAACTCCGAGGATGCAGTCCTCGAGCGCCTCGTCCGGACCGCGGTGATGCTCGTGCCCGGCGCCGACGAGGCGTCGATCACCCTGGTGACCGGCCGCCGCGGGGTGCAGTCCCGGGCGCCGACCGGAGATCTCGCCCGCACGCTCGACGAGCTCCAGGAGCGGACGGGGGAGGGGCCGTGCATGAGCGCCGTCTACCACGAGGAGATCGTCATCGTGCCGGAGCTGCGCACCGAGCACCGCTGGCCGAGGTTCTCGGCCGGCGCTGCTGCTGCGGGGGCGGGCAGCATGCTCTGCTTCCGTCTCTTCGTCGAGGGCGACAACCTCGGCGCGCTGAACCTCGTGGGACGCTCGGCGCACGCCTTCACCGAGGAGTCCGAGTACGTCGGAGCGCTGGTGGCGTCCCATGCCGCCGTCGCCGTCGCCGATGCGCAGAAACTGCACCAGTTCAAGGACGCCATCGCCACCAGGGACCTGATCGGCCAGGCCAAGGGGATCCTCATGGAGAGGTACGGCCTGACGGCCGGTCAGGCGTTCATCATGCTGGTACAGGTCTCCACGACGTCGAACCTGAAACTCCTGGCGGTCGCCGAGGAGCTGGCCATCACGGGCAACCTCCCGGTACGCACCCGCGGGAAACCCTGA